In one Cloacibacillus porcorum genomic region, the following are encoded:
- a CDS encoding MarR family winged helix-turn-helix transcriptional regulator, with protein MEEKNLKTILEVSDLMRRYDQVYSRWAESRGFSTNAMSLMEELHIRPEGMEPAVIADYLGVPRQTMTSTLDSLERRGIIERRAHSTDRRRKVIRFTDAGREIADLLINELHSWMMAALAPVEPRELERTLSEVRDFCTRLESAVSSNTEEKRSPCI; from the coding sequence ATGGAAGAAAAAAATCTCAAGACGATATTGGAAGTTTCCGACCTGATGCGGCGTTACGATCAGGTCTATTCCCGCTGGGCCGAAAGCCGCGGCTTTTCCACCAACGCGATGTCGCTGATGGAGGAGCTTCACATACGCCCAGAGGGTATGGAGCCGGCGGTGATCGCCGACTATCTGGGCGTGCCGCGTCAGACGATGACCTCGACGCTTGACAGCCTCGAAAGACGGGGCATAATAGAGCGTCGGGCGCACTCGACAGACCGCCGCCGCAAGGTGATAAGGTTTACCGATGCCGGGCGGGAGATCGCCGATCTGCTGATAAACGAACTTCACAGCTGGATGATGGCGGCGCTTGCGCCGGTAGAGCCGCGCGAGCTGGAGCGGACGCTCTCCGAGGTGAGGGATTTCTGCACGCGGCTGGAGTCGGCGGTTAGCAGTAATACGGAAGAAAAGCGTTCTCCGTGCATTTAA
- a CDS encoding DEAD/DEAH box helicase — MTQEIQKRFSDFNLNPALLKAIERKGFEHPMPVQTAVLEDESVMDNDVIVQAKTGSGKTLAFALPLLNQIDAREKMPQIIVLSPTRELAQQTAREFAWLGADLGVRVATLVGGLDMERQIRALRDGASVVVGTPGRILDHLRRGTLKTADIKSVVLDEGDHMLDMGFHDEMEAILEAMVHVERTWLFSATMPPEVLSLTKQYLNAPKKISLVSDITSHSEITQKAYIIPSRRRFEGLTNVLIWENPSKSLIFCGTRAETQDIADKLCDIGFRATAIHGDMSQRERNNALSALRGGRVSILVATDVAARGLDIDAVSHVLQYGLPQNLEAFVHRSGRTGRAGHEGSNLILLTAREARQFKGMIMHSGSKLKLEWIPAPDASEIEGQARIRFENNILEHALESNEFESWAMELLKREEAPTLVSGLLAKAYGDQPSGYSIRDDVQFEMDREKGRRDSGAPRGDKAPGRKERFQRPDMTGGVAVQFAQGRDDGWEVGPLLGALCRNIGIGREDVGNIKLRDTSATVELSPRGAALLDARKERLERDGLTVSSVKPSTGGERRGSYRSDSKPPRRDGGFRRDRDRERDGDRAGRRRFSK, encoded by the coding sequence ATGACACAGGAAATTCAGAAAAGATTTTCAGATTTTAATTTAAACCCCGCATTGCTCAAAGCGATAGAGCGTAAGGGTTTTGAACATCCAATGCCCGTCCAGACGGCGGTGCTTGAGGATGAAAGCGTAATGGACAATGACGTCATCGTCCAGGCAAAGACCGGTTCGGGCAAAACACTCGCCTTTGCGCTGCCGCTTCTGAACCAGATTGACGCGAGAGAGAAGATGCCGCAGATAATCGTCCTCTCGCCGACGCGCGAGCTGGCCCAGCAGACGGCCCGCGAATTCGCCTGGCTCGGAGCCGACCTTGGCGTGCGCGTGGCGACGCTCGTCGGCGGCCTGGACATGGAGCGCCAGATACGCGCGCTGCGCGACGGCGCCTCCGTGGTCGTGGGCACGCCGGGACGTATCCTCGACCATCTGCGCCGCGGCACCCTCAAGACCGCGGACATCAAGAGCGTCGTCCTCGACGAGGGCGACCACATGCTTGACATGGGCTTCCACGACGAGATGGAGGCCATTCTTGAGGCAATGGTCCATGTGGAGCGCACCTGGCTCTTCTCCGCCACGATGCCGCCCGAGGTGCTCTCGCTCACAAAGCAGTACCTCAACGCGCCGAAGAAGATCTCGCTCGTCTCCGACATCACCTCGCACAGCGAGATCACGCAGAAGGCCTATATAATCCCCTCGCGCAGACGCTTTGAGGGACTCACGAACGTGCTTATCTGGGAGAACCCCAGCAAGTCGCTGATCTTCTGCGGCACCCGCGCGGAGACGCAGGACATCGCGGACAAGCTCTGCGACATCGGCTTCCGCGCCACCGCGATACACGGCGACATGAGCCAGCGCGAGCGCAACAACGCCCTTTCGGCGCTGCGCGGCGGACGCGTGTCGATACTCGTCGCGACCGACGTCGCGGCGCGCGGTCTCGATATCGACGCGGTCAGCCATGTTCTCCAGTACGGACTGCCGCAGAACCTCGAGGCTTTCGTACACCGCAGCGGCCGTACCGGACGCGCGGGGCACGAGGGCAGCAACCTCATCCTCCTCACGGCGCGCGAGGCGCGTCAGTTCAAGGGGATGATAATGCACTCTGGATCGAAGCTCAAACTTGAATGGATTCCCGCTCCCGACGCCTCGGAGATCGAGGGGCAGGCGCGTATCCGCTTTGAGAACAATATTCTTGAGCACGCCCTCGAATCGAACGAATTCGAGTCATGGGCGATGGAGCTGCTGAAACGCGAAGAGGCCCCCACGCTCGTCTCGGGACTACTCGCGAAGGCCTACGGCGACCAGCCCTCGGGCTATTCGATACGCGACGACGTCCAGTTTGAGATGGACCGCGAGAAGGGCCGCCGTGACTCCGGCGCGCCGCGCGGCGACAAGGCTCCCGGACGCAAGGAACGTTTCCAGCGCCCGGATATGACGGGCGGCGTCGCCGTGCAGTTCGCCCAGGGACGCGACGACGGCTGGGAGGTCGGACCGCTCCTCGGCGCGCTCTGCCGCAACATCGGCATCGGCCGCGAGGACGTGGGAAATATCAAGCTTCGCGATACAAGCGCGACGGTAGAGCTGTCGCCGCGCGGCGCGGCGCTGCTTGACGCGCGCAAAGAACGCCTTGAAAGGGACGGGCTGACTGTCAGCTCCGTAAAGCCCTCGACCGGCGGAGAGCGCCGCGGCTCCTACCGCTCCGACTCCAAGCCGCCCCGCCGCGACGGCGGTTTCCGCAGAGACCGCGACAGGGAGAGGGACGGCGACCGCGCCGGAAGAAGACGCTTCTCCAAATAG
- a CDS encoding MATE family efflux transporter yields the protein MNLKKLFSGIFTSGAQSLTEGSIPLLLTRFAIPYMVANLLQALYGAADMIIVGQFTDAAGLSAVSIGSQFIFMINSIVIGLSMGGTIMIGRFFGAGEEHEIEDTIGTMLSLFVILSVVITALLLVMIDPIVDLLGTPADAFEQTRGYIFINAAGIATMFAYNALAAIFRGFGDSTSPLIFVAVACIANVVGDLVLVGPLGWGAPGAALATVCAQGLSAVLAVIYARRADYRFDFRLKSLRIKKQKLINLLRIGLPMAVQFSLTGISFIFIMATVSKMGGVAASAAIGITSKLNGFTMLPPMSFSAAIAAMVAQNMGAGKPKRARSTMYSGLSISLCFGVFTFIGLFFFPHSVIRIFTPDPALIAATALYLKSFSSDCILVCFVFCLNGFFNGCGKTAFTMANNIFSAFAVRVPATWILSGIEGASLFSVGFAAPLASLQTIAFSLWYLRSGRWKKGR from the coding sequence ATGAACTTAAAAAAACTATTTTCCGGCATATTCACCTCCGGCGCGCAGTCGCTCACCGAGGGCAGCATCCCCCTCCTGCTGACGCGCTTCGCGATCCCCTACATGGTGGCGAACCTCCTGCAGGCGCTCTACGGCGCGGCAGACATGATAATCGTCGGCCAGTTCACAGACGCCGCCGGCCTCTCGGCCGTCTCGATCGGCAGCCAGTTCATCTTCATGATAAACAGCATCGTCATCGGCCTCTCCATGGGCGGCACCATCATGATCGGGCGCTTCTTCGGCGCGGGCGAGGAACACGAGATAGAGGACACCATCGGCACCATGCTCTCCCTCTTCGTCATCCTCAGCGTCGTCATCACGGCGCTGCTGCTCGTGATGATCGACCCGATCGTCGACCTGCTCGGGACCCCCGCGGATGCCTTTGAACAGACCAGGGGATACATCTTCATCAACGCCGCCGGAATCGCGACCATGTTCGCCTACAACGCGCTGGCGGCCATCTTCCGCGGCTTCGGCGATTCCACCTCGCCGCTCATCTTCGTCGCCGTCGCCTGCATCGCGAACGTCGTCGGCGACCTCGTGCTCGTCGGGCCTTTAGGCTGGGGCGCTCCGGGGGCCGCCCTAGCCACCGTCTGCGCCCAGGGGCTCTCCGCCGTCCTCGCCGTAATATACGCGCGCCGCGCCGACTATCGCTTCGACTTCCGCCTCAAAAGCCTCAGAATAAAAAAGCAAAAGCTCATCAACCTGCTGCGCATCGGCCTTCCGATGGCCGTCCAGTTCTCCCTGACCGGCATCTCCTTCATCTTCATCATGGCGACGGTCAGCAAAATGGGAGGCGTCGCCGCCTCCGCGGCGATCGGCATCACCAGCAAACTCAACGGCTTCACGATGCTGCCGCCGATGTCCTTCTCCGCTGCGATCGCCGCGATGGTCGCGCAGAACATGGGGGCGGGGAAGCCAAAACGCGCGCGCTCCACAATGTATTCGGGACTCTCGATTTCGTTATGCTTCGGAGTATTCACCTTCATCGGGCTATTCTTCTTCCCGCATAGCGTCATCAGGATATTCACCCCCGATCCGGCGCTAATCGCCGCGACGGCGCTCTACCTCAAATCATTCAGCTCTGACTGCATCCTCGTCTGCTTCGTCTTCTGCCTCAACGGCTTCTTTAACGGCTGCGGCAAGACGGCCTTCACCATGGCAAACAACATCTTCTCCGCCTTCGCCGTGCGCGTCCCCGCGACCTGGATACTGAGCGGCATCGAGGGCGCGAGCCTCTTCTCCGTCGGCTTCGCCGCGCCGCTCGCCTCGCTCCAGACGATCGCCTTCAGCCTCTGGTACCTGCGCAGCGGAAGATGGAAAAAGGGCAGATAA
- a CDS encoding winged helix-turn-helix transcriptional regulator, whose product MDEKEFFCRRSEQPDDGVYVSTCPVTYALGIIGQKWKLPILWHLFPREATRYNELKRSVRGITNMMLTKSLHELEEHGLVERRQYETVPPRVEYSLTPRGRSLFPTLKELYRWGEEQMRLDELRKA is encoded by the coding sequence ATGGATGAAAAAGAATTTTTTTGCCGCCGTTCGGAGCAGCCGGACGACGGCGTGTATGTCTCGACTTGTCCCGTAACATACGCGCTGGGGATAATCGGGCAGAAGTGGAAGCTGCCGATTCTCTGGCATCTCTTCCCGCGCGAGGCGACGCGCTATAACGAGCTTAAGCGGAGCGTGCGCGGAATTACGAATATGATGCTGACGAAGTCGCTGCACGAGCTTGAAGAGCACGGCCTCGTCGAACGGCGGCAGTACGAGACGGTGCCGCCGCGGGTGGAATATTCGCTGACGCCGCGCGGGCGTTCGCTGTTTCCCACGCTTAAAGAGCTATACCGGTGGGGCGAGGAGCAGATGAGGCTTGACGAGCTCAGAAAGGCGTAA
- a CDS encoding nitroreductase family protein: protein MDFIKLAKERYSVRKFAAKKVEEEKVAQILEAGRCAPTAVNYQPQRILVIESGDSLAKLRECTPYHFNAPLALLVCYDRTASWKRSYDGCDMGVVDASIVAAQMMLEAASLGLGTTWVGHFDPAAVRTAFELPEYIEPVALLPTGYPHDSAKPSHLHEDRLRLDDTVFYNSFDGIAPGAKGAGAHD from the coding sequence ATGGATTTCATAAAGCTGGCAAAAGAGCGTTATTCCGTGAGGAAATTCGCCGCGAAAAAGGTCGAAGAGGAAAAGGTCGCGCAGATACTGGAGGCGGGCCGCTGCGCCCCCACGGCGGTAAATTACCAGCCCCAGAGGATACTGGTCATCGAGAGCGGCGACAGCCTCGCCAAACTGAGGGAGTGCACCCCCTATCATTTCAACGCGCCTCTTGCGCTGCTCGTCTGCTATGACAGGACGGCGAGCTGGAAACGCTCCTACGACGGCTGCGACATGGGCGTGGTCGACGCCTCGATAGTCGCCGCGCAGATGATGCTGGAGGCGGCGTCGCTCGGCCTCGGCACAACCTGGGTCGGACATTTCGACCCCGCCGCGGTGAGAACGGCCTTTGAACTGCCTGAATATATCGAGCCGGTGGCGCTCCTGCCGACCGGCTATCCGCATGATAGCGCGAAGCCGAGCCATCTGCACGAAGACCGCCTCCGCCTTGACGATACGGTCTTTTACAACAGCTTCGATGGTATCGCCCCCGGCGCGAAGGGCGCGGGCGCTCACGATTAG
- a CDS encoding NCS2 family permease translates to MNAWFEKQFKLSEHGTNVRTEILAGITTFMTMAYIIFVNPGILSATGMPFGALLVATCLGASLATFLMAFLANYPFALAPGMGLNAFFAFTVVLGMKIPWQVALAAIFIEGIIFILLTCTKVREEVVNSIPKTLKIGVSAGIGIFITFIGLQSAGLIVANQAVLVGLSPLRGNVGGLLALAGLLLMVTLETRKVTGGILLGIIAVTIAGIPLGITKMPEGIVSMPPSLSPIFMKMDFSMIASPSFWVVVFTFFFVDFFDTVGTLVGVSNRAGMLDENGRLPKASQALMADAVGTTAGAVLGTSTVTTFVESASGVEQGGRTGLTALTVAVLFLLATLFSPLIAVVPACATAPALIMVGGYMMMGFKDMDFSDWTEFFPAIIAFFMMPFAYSIAAGIEFGIVSYVALKLLMGRGKEVNWMLYVLAVLFILNRALL, encoded by the coding sequence ATGAACGCTTGGTTTGAGAAACAGTTTAAGCTCTCCGAGCACGGCACCAACGTACGCACCGAGATTCTTGCGGGTATCACGACATTTATGACGATGGCTTATATCATTTTTGTAAACCCCGGGATCCTCTCTGCGACCGGCATGCCCTTTGGAGCGCTTCTCGTCGCTACCTGCCTTGGGGCGTCGCTTGCCACCTTTCTGATGGCTTTCCTTGCCAACTACCCCTTCGCGCTGGCTCCCGGCATGGGGCTCAACGCCTTCTTCGCCTTCACCGTCGTGCTGGGGATGAAGATCCCCTGGCAGGTGGCGCTCGCGGCAATATTCATCGAGGGTATCATCTTTATCCTGCTCACATGCACCAAGGTGCGCGAAGAGGTGGTAAATTCGATTCCGAAGACGCTTAAGATCGGCGTCTCCGCCGGTATCGGCATTTTCATCACCTTCATCGGGCTCCAGAGCGCTGGACTGATAGTCGCCAATCAGGCGGTCCTTGTCGGGCTCTCACCGCTGCGCGGGAATGTCGGCGGGCTTCTGGCCCTCGCGGGGCTGCTGCTGATGGTTACGCTTGAGACACGCAAGGTCACTGGCGGGATTCTTCTAGGCATCATCGCCGTTACGATTGCCGGCATTCCTCTAGGCATCACTAAGATGCCGGAAGGGATCGTTTCAATGCCGCCGTCGCTGTCGCCGATCTTCATGAAGATGGATTTCTCGATGATCGCCAGCCCCTCCTTCTGGGTGGTCGTATTCACCTTCTTCTTTGTGGACTTCTTTGATACGGTGGGCACGCTCGTCGGAGTCTCCAACCGTGCAGGTATGCTAGATGAGAACGGACGCCTGCCGAAGGCAAGCCAGGCTTTGATGGCCGACGCCGTCGGTACGACTGCTGGCGCGGTGCTCGGCACCTCAACGGTAACGACCTTCGTTGAAAGCGCCAGCGGCGTGGAACAGGGCGGCCGCACGGGGCTGACGGCGCTTACCGTAGCCGTGCTCTTTCTCCTTGCTACCCTCTTCAGCCCGCTGATCGCGGTAGTCCCCGCCTGTGCCACCGCACCGGCGCTGATAATGGTCGGCGGCTACATGATGATGGGATTCAAGGATATGGATTTCAGCGACTGGACGGAGTTCTTCCCCGCGATCATCGCCTTTTTCATGATGCCCTTCGCCTATAGCATCGCGGCGGGCATCGAGTTCGGCATCGTCTCTTATGTCGCACTGAAGCTGCTCATGGGGCGCGGCAAAGAGGTCAACTGGATGCTGTATGTGCTGGCGGTGCTCTTCATACTTAACAGGGCGCTGCTGTAG
- a CDS encoding MATE family efflux transporter: protein MGEIYMKLFVAPSKNSAEHHSRMTEAPVGPLIISLAIPTIISMLVTTLYNTADTYFVSQLGTSASGAVGVVFSLMAIFQAIGFTLGMGSGSMIARVLGAGESGTASVYGSTSFFSAITMGIILCMGGLLFLDQLMTLLGSTPTILPYARSYASWILLGAPIMCASFVMNNILRSEGHAAFAMCGLVTGGLLNIALDPIFIFTLGLGISGAALATLLSQCISFSIMISFFLRGKSLVKLHLKNLSHKPRTYFDIVRLGCPSLSRQGLASISTAALNVNAAAYGDPAVAAMSIVGRIFLFILSVMIGLGQGFSPVVGYNYGSRRYRRVREAFWFTVKTGMVLMAFMTLAGWIFAPEIIALFRKEDAVVIAIGTRAMRFQCSVLLLQPLFVTTNMMLQAAGFAWRATFLACTRQGIYFIPLIALLPGLFGLTGVEMTQTVSDIFSFTTSLPFLYYFIMMLKEKERFQQR from the coding sequence ATGGGGGAGATATATATGAAGCTGTTCGTCGCGCCAAGCAAGAACTCGGCGGAACACCACTCACGCATGACGGAGGCTCCAGTCGGGCCTCTCATTATTTCGCTTGCCATTCCTACGATAATAAGCATGCTTGTCACAACGCTCTACAACACGGCCGACACCTACTTCGTCTCCCAGCTCGGGACCAGCGCGAGCGGCGCCGTGGGCGTCGTCTTCTCTTTAATGGCGATATTCCAGGCGATTGGCTTCACCCTCGGCATGGGTTCGGGAAGCATGATCGCGCGCGTGCTCGGCGCGGGAGAGAGCGGCACGGCGAGCGTCTACGGCTCGACCTCCTTTTTCAGCGCGATAACCATGGGCATCATCCTCTGTATGGGAGGGCTGCTATTCCTCGACCAGCTGATGACGCTGCTCGGATCGACGCCGACGATACTGCCCTACGCGCGCAGTTACGCAAGCTGGATACTGCTCGGCGCGCCGATAATGTGCGCCTCCTTCGTCATGAACAACATCCTGCGCTCCGAGGGACACGCCGCCTTCGCGATGTGCGGGCTTGTGACCGGCGGTCTGCTGAACATCGCGCTCGACCCGATCTTTATCTTCACCCTCGGCCTCGGCATCTCCGGCGCGGCGCTCGCGACGCTGCTCAGCCAGTGCATCAGCTTCTCGATTATGATATCCTTCTTCCTGCGCGGAAAGAGCCTCGTGAAACTCCACCTGAAAAACCTCTCGCACAAGCCGCGTACCTACTTTGACATCGTCCGCCTCGGCTGTCCCTCGCTCTCGAGGCAGGGGCTGGCCAGCATCTCCACCGCCGCGCTGAACGTGAACGCCGCCGCCTACGGAGACCCTGCCGTCGCCGCGATGTCCATCGTCGGCAGGATATTCCTCTTCATCCTCTCCGTGATGATCGGACTCGGACAGGGATTTTCCCCCGTCGTCGGCTACAACTACGGCTCGCGCCGCTACAGAAGGGTACGCGAGGCCTTCTGGTTCACCGTCAAGACCGGCATGGTGCTCATGGCCTTCATGACGCTCGCGGGCTGGATATTCGCCCCCGAGATAATCGCCCTTTTCCGTAAAGAGGACGCCGTCGTCATCGCTATCGGTACGCGCGCGATGCGCTTCCAGTGCTCCGTGCTGCTGCTTCAGCCGCTCTTCGTGACGACGAACATGATGCTCCAGGCCGCAGGCTTCGCCTGGCGCGCGACCTTCCTCGCCTGCACGAGACAGGGCATATACTTTATACCGCTCATCGCGCTGCTGCCCGGGCTCTTCGGCCTCACGGGCGTTGAGATGACGCAGACAGTATCCGATATCTTCAGCTTCACGACGAGCCTGCCCTTCCTCTACTATTTCATTATGATGTTAAAAGAAAAAGAAAGGTTCCAGCAGCGGTAA
- a CDS encoding PTS transporter subunit IIC, which yields MSSEKGSFAAFLERKDVKFSFSRYFVEALGAMGIGLFASLITGLILKTVGSKCGIPILVEFGTLAGQMVGPAIAVAIAQALKAPQMVVFSCAAVGFAGNTWGGPVGAFVAAIIGTECGKMVSKETVIDIIATPAVTIITGMAAAKLIGPPVSAMMTALGLLIMRATELQPGPMGAVVSTIMGMILTLPISSAAIAVALNLSGLAAGAAAVGCSTQMIGFAVMSFRENGVSGLLSQGLGTSMLQMPNIVRHPMIWVPPTLASFILGPLSTLLFKMTNVPSGAGMGTSGLVGQFGAIDAMGSSSAVLMQIALMHFILPAVTTLIIAEVMRRTGLIKEGDMRLEL from the coding sequence TTGTCATCAGAAAAAGGTTCTTTCGCGGCATTTCTTGAACGCAAAGATGTAAAATTTTCCTTCTCACGTTATTTTGTCGAGGCGCTCGGCGCTATGGGCATCGGCCTCTTCGCCTCCCTTATCACCGGTCTCATATTAAAGACCGTCGGCTCGAAATGCGGTATTCCGATATTGGTGGAATTCGGCACTCTGGCCGGACAGATGGTGGGGCCGGCGATTGCGGTAGCTATCGCCCAGGCGCTTAAGGCGCCGCAGATGGTGGTCTTTTCCTGCGCCGCCGTCGGCTTCGCGGGGAACACCTGGGGCGGCCCCGTGGGCGCCTTTGTCGCGGCGATAATCGGTACGGAGTGCGGCAAGATGGTCTCAAAGGAGACGGTGATCGACATTATCGCCACCCCCGCGGTGACGATCATCACCGGCATGGCGGCGGCAAAGCTTATCGGCCCTCCCGTCAGCGCGATGATGACGGCGCTCGGCCTGCTGATAATGCGCGCGACGGAGCTGCAGCCGGGACCGATGGGGGCGGTGGTCTCCACGATCATGGGCATGATACTGACACTGCCGATTTCCAGCGCGGCGATCGCCGTCGCTCTGAATCTCTCGGGGCTGGCCGCGGGCGCGGCGGCGGTGGGCTGTTCGACGCAGATGATCGGCTTCGCGGTGATGTCTTTCCGCGAGAACGGCGTATCCGGTCTTCTCTCACAGGGGCTCGGTACTTCGATGCTGCAGATGCCCAATATCGTGCGCCATCCGATGATCTGGGTGCCGCCGACGCTCGCGAGTTTCATCCTTGGCCCGCTCTCGACGCTTCTCTTTAAGATGACTAACGTACCATCCGGCGCCGGTATGGGCACGAGCGGCCTGGTGGGGCAGTTCGGCGCGATCGACGCTATGGGAAGCTCGTCCGCGGTGCTGATGCAGATAGCCCTGATGCATTTCATACTTCCCGCCGTAACGACGCTGATAATCGCCGAGGTGATGCGGCGGACGGGGCTGATAAAAGAGGGAGACATGAGGCTCGAGCTGTAA
- a CDS encoding MATE family efflux transporter: MFHTKNYRELNRLFFMFVIPAVSSQLLSGIYTIVDGYFVGWGIGQGGLAAIGLSFPFSVIVTAIGAGIGVGGGALIAISMGRGREALAQRILGAMVFLMIAASAVSSLLLTPLAEYLLTFYKVSPDIAEMARYYAWILIISSPAQVVTMAMLGAVRNDGFPRKAMAIMIAAFGTNIVLDWLWVIVFPFGIAGAAWATVASQAVSALLLSAHFLLGMSKVRLRPRFIRLWRPLARRIAVMGVSPFGVQIATAVTMILYNWQALAYGGDIGVAAYAVVGYIVPVGVMLEEGVAEGIQPLISYYHGANLRARRRLTARLGFTAAVLVGLVCSLLLFASDRIVPAFFSMHGEAASVAARGLFLSVPVFPFLGLAKVGASYYQAVGRSDMASVLTYGDPFILQPLFLWTLPLFLALDGVWLAMFFTNMTLAAIFVIMWRRGSGSRRMPLTGGGLMDIL, encoded by the coding sequence ATGTTCCATACAAAAAATTACCGGGAGCTTAACCGGCTCTTTTTTATGTTTGTGATACCGGCGGTCAGCTCGCAGCTTTTGAGCGGTATCTACACGATCGTTGACGGCTATTTTGTCGGCTGGGGGATAGGTCAGGGCGGCCTCGCGGCGATCGGCCTCTCTTTTCCCTTTTCCGTGATCGTGACGGCGATCGGCGCAGGCATCGGCGTCGGCGGCGGCGCCCTCATCGCCATCAGCATGGGGCGCGGCAGGGAGGCGCTCGCGCAGCGTATCCTCGGCGCGATGGTGTTTTTGATGATCGCCGCCTCCGCCGTTTCCAGTTTACTGCTCACGCCGCTGGCGGAGTATCTGCTTACCTTCTATAAGGTCTCTCCCGATATCGCGGAGATGGCGCGCTATTACGCGTGGATATTGATCATATCCTCCCCCGCGCAGGTCGTAACGATGGCGATGCTCGGCGCGGTGCGCAACGACGGCTTTCCGCGCAAGGCGATGGCGATTATGATCGCGGCTTTTGGCACGAATATCGTGCTCGACTGGCTGTGGGTGATCGTCTTCCCCTTCGGCATCGCGGGCGCGGCTTGGGCTACGGTGGCTTCGCAGGCGGTCTCCGCCCTCCTGCTCTCCGCGCATTTCCTGCTGGGGATGTCGAAGGTCCGGCTGCGCCCGCGCTTTATACGCCTCTGGCGGCCGCTGGCCCGCCGTATCGCCGTCATGGGTGTCTCCCCCTTCGGCGTGCAGATCGCGACGGCGGTGACGATGATTCTCTATAACTGGCAGGCTCTCGCCTACGGCGGGGATATCGGCGTAGCCGCCTACGCGGTGGTCGGCTATATCGTACCAGTCGGCGTGATGCTTGAGGAGGGGGTAGCCGAGGGCATCCAGCCGCTGATCAGCTATTACCACGGCGCTAATCTCCGCGCCCGCCGCCGGCTCACGGCACGGCTTGGTTTTACCGCGGCGGTTCTGGTGGGGCTTGTCTGTTCGCTGCTGCTTTTTGCCAGCGACAGAATTGTACCGGCCTTTTTCTCTATGCACGGAGAGGCCGCCTCGGTGGCGGCGCGCGGTCTATTCCTCTCCGTTCCCGTCTTTCCCTTTCTCGGTCTTGCGAAGGTCGGGGCCTCCTATTATCAGGCGGTCGGACGCAGCGACATGGCTTCGGTGCTGACTTACGGCGACCCGTTTATCCTGCAGCCGCTCTTTCTCTGGACGCTGCCGCTGTTCCTTGCGCTTGACGGCGTATGGCTCGCGATGTTTTTTACGAATATGACCCTTGCGGCGATTTTCGTTATAATGTGGCGGCGGGGAAGCGGCAGCCGGCGGATGCCGCTGACCGGCGGCGGTCTTATGGATATTTTGTAG
- a CDS encoding flavodoxin family protein: MKIYILDGGPRKDGNTAAMCESFARGAAEAGAESERVRLFDYSYTGCRSCFACKARGGPSYGRCGWRDGIYELLDSVAHADGVVFASPVYFGTITPQLHAFIERLFFPFVVYDKKYSVIAPKRPETAVIYTMNVKEPVLTKDYIGEANSGPLGFFERYVTRVYKRPERICAFNTYQFSDYGKFVADGWDEREKAEWRERELPRELREAFEAGKRMAEKIKKG, translated from the coding sequence ATGAAGATATATATTCTGGACGGCGGGCCGCGTAAAGACGGCAACACCGCCGCGATGTGCGAAAGCTTCGCCAGGGGGGCGGCCGAGGCGGGAGCGGAGAGCGAGAGAGTCCGCCTCTTCGATTACAGTTACACCGGCTGCCGCAGCTGCTTCGCCTGCAAGGCGAGGGGCGGCCCCTCCTACGGGCGCTGCGGCTGGCGCGACGGGATTTATGAACTGCTTGACTCCGTGGCGCACGCCGACGGGGTGGTATTCGCCTCGCCCGTCTACTTCGGCACGATAACGCCGCAGCTGCACGCCTTCATCGAGAGGCTGTTTTTCCCCTTCGTCGTCTACGACAAAAAATACAGCGTCATCGCGCCCAAGAGGCCGGAGACCGCCGTCATCTACACGATGAACGTCAAAGAGCCGGTGCTGACCAAGGACTATATCGGAGAGGCGAATAGCGGGCCGCTGGGATTTTTTGAACGATATGTGACAAGGGTCTATAAGAGGCCGGAACGCATCTGCGCCTTCAACACCTACCAGTTCAGCGACTACGGCAAGTTTGTCGCGGACGGCTGGGACGAACGCGAGAAGGCGGAGTGGCGGGAGCGCGAGCTGCCGCGCGAGCTGCGGGAGGCCTTCGAGGCGGGCAAACGCATGGCGGAAAAGATAAAAAAGGGATAA